One stretch of Microvirga lotononidis DNA includes these proteins:
- the istA gene encoding IS21 family transposase: MRQMRQVLRLHASQTSDREIGRIVGAARSTVRDAIQRAKAAGLAWPLPEDLTDAALEEKLFARAGTRVGTRRRPEPDWAHLVQELKRPGVSIAILHEEYRADHPDGYGYSRFCDLVRSFERRLTPTMRQHHVAGDKVFVDYSGKKLPIVDPLTGEIRQAEIFVAVLGASNLTYAEATWTQTLPDWIEAHVRMFRFQGGVTKLVVPDNLKSGVHKASFYDPEINRSYGKMAAHYAVGILPARPRRPKDKAKVEAGVRFAQSYILGRLRHRTFFSLQEANAAIAEAVERMNSVPMRRLGVSRRQLFETIEKPALAPLPAEDYVFAQWQFARVGLDYHIEVEGFFYSVPFGLIGQQVEVRVTQRTIEAFHKGGRVAAHARRYAGRAHGTQAEHMPSSHRRYAAWSPERFRSWAASIGPNTEGLIAAILSARRHPEQGFRTCIGVLQHMRGIPQERVEAVAAKALAIQALTYKSIVSLLDTYRERAPAADTPVLTHPNVRGPGYFH, encoded by the coding sequence ATGCGACAGATGCGGCAAGTGCTGCGGCTCCACGCCAGCCAAACCAGCGATCGCGAGATCGGCCGGATTGTCGGTGCGGCGCGCTCGACCGTGCGCGATGCCATCCAGCGGGCCAAGGCGGCCGGGCTGGCCTGGCCCCTGCCGGAGGACCTGACCGACGCGGCCCTGGAGGAGAAGCTGTTCGCCCGGGCGGGCACCCGGGTCGGAACGCGCCGCCGGCCGGAGCCGGATTGGGCTCACCTGGTCCAGGAACTCAAGCGGCCCGGCGTCAGCATCGCCATCCTGCATGAGGAGTACCGGGCAGACCATCCGGACGGCTACGGCTATTCGCGTTTCTGCGACCTGGTCCGCTCCTTCGAGCGCCGCCTGACGCCGACCATGCGTCAGCATCACGTCGCCGGCGACAAGGTGTTCGTGGATTACTCGGGCAAGAAGCTGCCGATCGTCGATCCACTCACCGGCGAGATCCGCCAGGCCGAGATCTTCGTCGCGGTGCTCGGCGCCTCCAACCTGACCTATGCCGAAGCCACCTGGACCCAGACCCTGCCGGATTGGATCGAGGCGCATGTGCGCATGTTCCGGTTCCAGGGTGGCGTGACCAAGCTCGTCGTGCCGGACAACCTGAAGAGCGGCGTCCACAAGGCCTCGTTCTACGATCCCGAGATCAACCGCAGCTACGGCAAGATGGCGGCCCATTACGCGGTCGGCATTTTGCCAGCCCGACCGCGCCGGCCGAAGGACAAAGCCAAAGTCGAGGCCGGGGTGCGCTTCGCCCAATCCTACATTCTCGGTCGCCTGCGCCACCGCACCTTCTTCTCGCTCCAGGAGGCCAATGCCGCGATCGCCGAGGCCGTCGAGCGGATGAACAGCGTACCCATGCGCCGGCTCGGCGTCAGCCGGCGCCAGTTGTTCGAGACGATCGAGAAGCCGGCCCTCGCACCCCTGCCGGCCGAGGACTACGTCTTCGCGCAGTGGCAGTTCGCCCGGGTCGGGCTCGACTACCACATCGAGGTCGAGGGCTTCTTCTACTCGGTGCCATTTGGCCTCATCGGCCAGCAGGTCGAGGTGCGCGTCACCCAGCGCACGATCGAGGCCTTCCACAAAGGCGGACGCGTCGCGGCCCACGCGCGGCGTTATGCGGGACGGGCGCATGGCACGCAGGCCGAGCACATGCCGAGCTCGCATCGCCGCTATGCCGCCTGGTCGCCCGAGCGCTTCCGCTCCTGGGCGGCGTCGATCGGCCCCAACACCGAGGGGCTGATTGCCGCCATTCTGTCCGCCCGCCGCCATCCCGAGCAGGGCTTTCGCACCTGCATCGGGGTTTTGCAGCACATGCGCGGCATCCCGCAGGAGCGTGTCGAGGCGGTCGCGGCCAAAGCCCTGGCGATCCAGGCGCTGACCTACAAGAGCATCGTGTCGCTTCTCGACACCTACCGCGAGCGCGCTCCCGCCGCCGATACGCCCGTTCTCACCCACCCCAATGTCCGCGGACCGGGGTATTTCCACTGA
- the tnpB gene encoding IS66 family insertion sequence element accessory protein TnpB (TnpB, as the term is used for proteins encoded by IS66 family insertion elements, is considered an accessory protein, since TnpC, encoded by a neighboring gene, is a DDE family transposase.), producing the protein MIPVPTGVRVWLATGHTDMRKGFGGLSLLVQEALKRDPHSGNLFVFRGRRGDLIKVLWYDGQGLCLFSKRIDRGRFLWPSPADGTVAISTAQLGYLLEGIDWRNPQQTWRPTAAG; encoded by the coding sequence ATGATTCCGGTCCCGACCGGCGTGCGCGTGTGGCTCGCCACCGGCCACACCGATATGAGGAAGGGCTTCGGCGGCCTCTCCCTACTCGTGCAGGAGGCGCTCAAACGTGATCCGCATTCGGGCAACCTGTTTGTCTTCCGTGGCCGCAGAGGCGATCTGATCAAGGTCCTCTGGTATGACGGCCAGGGCCTGTGTTTGTTCTCGAAGCGCATTGATCGGGGTCGTTTTCTGTGGCCCTCGCCGGCCGACGGCACGGTGGCGATTTCCACCGCGCAGTTGGGCTATCTCTTGGAAGGCATCGACTGGCGTAATCCCCAGCAGACCTGGCGTCCGACTGCGGCCGGATGA
- the tnpA gene encoding IS66-like element accessory protein TnpA: MKIEVLGTERRRRWSVQDKFQIVEETMHPGVTVTEVARRHGLAPSVVFTWRRLAREGRLGDAGPAFVPVEITPVPGQTTPIAPPPRRTGLIEIVLRHGRRIRVDREVDAEALRRVLQVVESLA; this comes from the coding sequence ATGAAGATCGAAGTTCTCGGCACAGAGCGCCGGCGGCGCTGGAGCGTCCAAGACAAATTCCAGATCGTGGAAGAGACGATGCACCCGGGCGTGACGGTGACCGAAGTGGCCCGCCGCCATGGTCTCGCGCCCAGTGTCGTCTTCACCTGGCGCCGGCTGGCCCGCGAAGGACGGCTTGGCGACGCTGGTCCGGCCTTCGTGCCGGTCGAGATCACACCCGTCCCAGGGCAGACCACGCCGATAGCACCACCACCGCGGCGCACCGGCTTGATCGAGATCGTCTTGAGGCACGGGCGACGGATTCGCGTGGACCGCGAGGTCGATGCCGAGGCGCTGCGGCGGGTGCTGCAGGTGGTGGAGAGCCTGGCATGA